GTTCTATCATTCCTGTAGTTCCTAACATCGCCTTAAAAATCATAATACCAAAAACCATAAGAATCATCCCATACTTCCCTTTTGCCAGAGAGCGCAAAACTGTTCTAATAGAAATCTGATTGCTGATGATTGTGAACACTATTGCCACAAGGAGAGCGTATAAAACTCTTAACCTGAAAACGAGGACCAGAACCATTACCAGAATAATTGGCGATAGGTTGAAGAGAAAATTCAGGATTGCCCGGCCTTTCCCGGAAAGAGCTTCTCCCGAATGTTCAGGTCTCCATTTCAGTCTCCCTATACCCCAAATTATTCCTATAATAATTGCACTCGCTGTCAAAATGCTATTGCTTGCAATTATTCTATAAACAGGCACGCCCAGAATGCCAGCAGCAAGTATGATTCCCGGATAGAGTGGGAAAGTATACTCCCAGATATGTCTAAACCAAAAATTGAGAAAGGTCTTTCGCTCATTGGATATGCCCATCTCCTGAGTAATTTCCTTTACCACTGGAGCAGAAACGAGCGCTCCACCAAACATGGGAAGAAAACCGATCACTGCCGGGATAACGGCGATAACCCACTTTATGTCTAAAAGTATATTTTTCATGTTATTGATTATTTTCTTAAAAGTATATGCTGCACTCATAGATAGGTTGAATATAATCACAAGAAAAAGAGTAGCAGCAATCTCCAGAGTCTCCCTTGACAGGCAAGCAGCGTAAAAAGTTTTTAAAATTTCTGTTAAGCTAAACCTGTAAGCAATACCCAGAAAGAACGCCGCTACTATCATAGTCAGAGTCAGATTCAATTTACATTTGAAAAGAATCAGAATAATTGCCAGAGAAACAATCAAGATTATTAAGTCGTACATATTTACTCTTCTCCCAAAGAGACTGCAGGGGCTCAATTTATTGAGTCCGTTTCTGCGGGTTCACCCAGCCCCTACACAGGGGCGGGGTGAATCTAACCCCTACGACGCTGAAGTAATTATAATAGATTTCTCGATAAAAAATCAAATAAAAAAATCTTCCCGTTTGGGAAGATCAAATTCAACACTATAAATTAAAAATATTTTCAAAAATTATTCTTCAGAAGTTTCTTCACGCCTTTCCTGAAAATCCGCCTTATATTCGGCTTTTTCAATAAGCATGCTGAATTTATTCTCAATGGTATTATTAATCGTTACAACTTCGAATGGCTTCACAATATAGTCATCTGCTCCTTTCTCAAAAGCACGCTCAACATCTTCTAATCGGTCTAAAGCGGTAAATATGAAAATGGGAATATCTTTTGTCTTCTTATAAGACTTGAGTAACTCACAAACCCTGAAGCCACTCATCCCGGGCATAACCAGGTCTAAAAGGATAAGGTCTGGCTCAAACATCCTTGCTTTTCTAATTCCATCTATTCCATTATTAGAGGTAATCACTTCGTGTCCAAACTTCCCCAGTCTGAACTTAAGAAGTGTCAGGACGCCTTCTTCATCATCTATTACTAGTATTTTTAGCACCGTTTTTTCCATATTGTTATTATACTACGCCCATAGAAAAAAATCAAGCATAAAATTATAATCAACTGTCACTAATGTTCTTTCCAATCTGCACAATTT
This bacterium DNA region includes the following protein-coding sequences:
- a CDS encoding DUF401 family protein, giving the protein MYDLIILIVSLAIILILFKCKLNLTLTMIVAAFFLGIAYRFSLTEILKTFYAACLSRETLEIAATLFLVIIFNLSMSAAYTFKKIINNMKNILLDIKWVIAVIPAVIGFLPMFGGALVSAPVVKEITQEMGISNERKTFLNFWFRHIWEYTFPLYPGIILAAGILGVPVYRIIASNSILTASAIIIGIIWGIGRLKWRPEHSGEALSGKGRAILNFLFNLSPIILVMVLVLVFRLRVLYALLVAIVFTIISNQISIRTVLRSLAKGKYGMILMVFGIMIFKAMLGTTGMIERLPLFFNTAGIPRYLVISFLPFIVGFLTGMTMVAVGITFPVILPLFDGKLSLMTFSFMCGFAGVLLTPVHFCLSLTREYFQADWLKLYRKELILPVFLMIMIGLIYTVIM
- a CDS encoding response regulator; amino-acid sequence: MLKILVIDDEEGVLTLLKFRLGKFGHEVITSNNGIDGIRKARMFEPDLILLDLVMPGMSGFRVCELLKSYKKTKDIPIFIFTALDRLEDVERAFEKGADDYIVKPFEVVTINNTIENKFSMLIEKAEYKADFQERREETSEE